The following coding sequences lie in one Harpia harpyja isolate bHarHar1 chromosome W unlocalized genomic scaffold, bHarHar1 primary haplotype SUPER_W_unloc_1, whole genome shotgun sequence genomic window:
- the NOVA2 gene encoding RNA-binding protein Nova-2 gives MRTGLTARGGEEGVAAGTCRGVAASRGRGRRPRVSGQSPRERQRPREGSWISAPPRSPPAPSWIPSGPAPLTQTPPTRLLPGQSPAPLPKPSEAERSPSLGHGLPRSEPRTIGKGGAMAKAVMEKPGAWVQLSQKPEGLNLQERVVTVNGKATQLHTAIHIIVRKIQEDLQNNGCLNISYTNVTGLVANSNPTSSPYASSTDTLHPSATILGAPGTLGAFTAAPGFTSSDLLAIGTALNTLASYSYNPVVGLGLGSAAVAASVNLAAATNLLASYANDAVAGLVAPTFALGSLPSTNGYLAPVATATGLFLAPEKLIEGTKELMEIAVPENLVGAILGKGGKTLVEYQELMGAWIQISKKGDSIPGTRNHKVNHGSPGCHPSRPVSHQPTCHLGAGHGMRTTNMPKVG, from the exons ATGCGCACAGGGCTGACAGCGCGGGGCGGGGAGGAAGGCGTGGCCGCGGGAACGTGTAGGGGCGTGGCCGCCAGCCGTGGGCGTGGCCGCCGGCCGCGTGTATCGGGGCAGAGCCCACGTGAGCGGCAGCGCCCGCGCGAGGGATCCTGGATCTCCGCCCCGCCCAGATCTCCCCCCGCCCCATCCTGGAtcccctccggccccgcccctTTGACACAGACCCCGCCCACCAGACTCCTCCCTGGGCAAAGCCCCGCCCCCCTCCCGAAGCCCAGCGAAGCGGAGCGCTCCCCCTCCTTAGGCCACGGCCTCCCGCGCT ctgaacccaggacaattgGCAAAGGGGGGGCGATGGCGAAGGCCGTCATGGAGAAGCCGGGGGCTTGGGTGCAGCTCAGCCAGAAGCCGGAGGGTCTCAACCTCCAGGAGCGGGTGGTGACAGTCAATGGCAAAGCCACCCAGCTCCACACCGCCATCCACATCATCGTCCGCAAGATCCAGGAGGATCTGCAGAACAACGGTTGCCTCAACATCAGCTACACCAATGTCACTGGGCTGGTGGCCAACTCCAATCCCACCAGTTCACCCTACGCCAGCTCCACGGACACCTTGCACCCAAGTGCCACCATCTTGGGTGCTCCTGGCACTTTGGGTGCCTTCACCGCCGCTCCCGGTTTTACTAGCAGTGACCTGTTGGCTATCGGCACCGCCTTGAACACCTTGGCCAGTTACAGTTACAACCCGGTGGTGGGGCTGGGCTTGGGTTCAGCAGCAGTGGCGGCCAGTGTGAACCTGGCGGCAGCCACCAACCTCTTAGCTTCCTACGCGAATGATGCGGTTGCTGGCCTGGTGGCGCCCACCTTTGCCTTGGGTTCGTTGCCCTCCACCAACGGTTACTTGGCCCCAGTGGCCACTGCCACTGGCTTGTTTTTGGCACCTGAGAAGCTGATTGAGGGCACCAAGGAGCTGATGGAGATCGCGGTGCCGGAGAACCTGGTGGGCGCCATCCTGGGCAAGGGGGGGAAGACCTTGGTGGAGTACCAGGAGCTGATGGGTGCCTGGATCCAGATCTCCAAGAAGGGTGACTCCATCCCCGGCACCCGCAACCACAAAGTCAATCATGGGTCCCCCGGCTGCCACCCAAGCCGCCCAGTATCTCATCAGCCAACGTGTCACCTAGGAGCAGGGCATGGCATGAGGACCACCAACATGCCCAAAGTGGGCTAG
- the CCDC61 gene encoding LOW QUALITY PROTEIN: centrosomal protein CCDC61 (The sequence of the model RefSeq protein was modified relative to this genomic sequence to represent the inferred CDS: inserted 1 base in 1 codon; deleted 2 bases in 2 codons; substituted 3 bases at 3 genomic stop codons), which translates to MGEPWYLQADCAFWHGGHTVQLTLTRSAVEAHLTAEQWREEFDAAFIEDLTHKMGNFKQFGIFCSMLESVLMQSSKSISLELLTYADLETLRSRKVGAIAQPPPPSTASPLSAKRYLILIYSVQFDRIRYPLPLPYAGRPDPAELCKLVXELREELVQLQAQHGEDRQDAEIQCLWDELQRVLEEKWAATALQXTAXRLEDELLREKARHQREHRQLTAELAEVKALEWRLQLRVKSLMAELASCKRGCRTPVGTAPLSQEQHSPLGTWPPCSTSRESRGGSQGRPPAWSPSPAGPHPARFDPSAFVRARQRWQKVTKLKNQRCRAAFGSANLVRSCSRSSSAESFRSWRLVVSSSSEADECSEPLPPRGRRVTCTQRPXSTSSCNSPGTVSGCPDSWDHPPCTPKAG; encoded by the exons atgGGGGAGCCGTGGTACCTTCAGGCCGACTGTGCCTTCTGGCACGGTGGGCACACCGTCCAGCTGACCCTCACCCGTTCGGCGGTGGAGGCTCACCTCACCGCCGAACAGTGGAGGGAGGAGTTCGACGCCGCTT TCATCGAGGACCTGACCCACAAAATGGGGAATTTCAAGCAGTTTGGGATTTTCTGCAGCATGCTGGAGTCAGTGCTGATGCAG AGCAGCAAGTCCATCAGCCTGGAGCTCCTCACCTATGCTGACCTGGAAACCCTACGTAGCCGGAAAGTGGGGGCGATTGCCCAgccccct cccccttccacCGCTTCCCCGCTCAGTGCCAAGCGTTATCTCATCCTCATCTACTCTGTCCAGTTCGACAG AATCCGCTACCCACTGCCGCTGCCCTATGCGGGAAGGCCGGATCCTGCCGAGCTGTGCAAGCTGGTGTAGGAGCTGAGGGAGGAGCTGGTGCAACTCCAGGCTCAGCACGGGGAGGATCGCCAAGATGCTGAGATCCAGTGCCTGTGGGACGA gctgcagagggTGCTGGAGGAGAAATGGGCGGCGACAGCGCTGCAGTGAACGGCATGACGTTTGGAGGATGAGTTGTTGCGGGAGAAAGCCCGGCACCAACGTGAACACCGGCAGCTGACCGCTGAG CTGGCGGAGGTGAAGGCATTGGAGTGGAGGCTGCAGCTGCGGGTGAAGAGCCTGATGGCTGAGTTGGCCTCCTGCAAGAGGGG CTGTCGGACGCCTGTCGGCACAGCCCCCCTG TCCCAGGAGCAACATTCCCCATTGGGCACCTGGCCGCCATGCTCAACGTCCCGGGAGAGTCGTGGTGGCAGCCAGGGTCGTCCCCCAGCATGGTCCCCATCGCCTGCAG GCCCCCACCCGGCACGCTTCGACCCCTCCGCCTTCGTCAGAGCCCGGCAGCGCTGGCAGAAGGTGACCAAGCTCAAAAA CCAGAGGTGCAGGGCAGCTTTTGGCAGCGCCAACCTGGTGAGGAGCTGCAGCCGCAGCTCTTCGG CCGAAAGCTTCCGGAGCTGGCGCTTGGTGGTGAGCTCCAGCAGCGAAGCCGATGAGTGCTCCGAGCCCCTGCCCCCCAG gggcaggagggtgaCCTGCACCCAGAGAC TGAGCACCTCATCCTGCAACAGCCCTGGCACAGTGAGTGGCTGCCCAGACTCCTGGGAccaccccccctgcacccccaaagcAGGGTGA
- the IRF2BP1 gene encoding interferon regulatory factor 2-binding protein 1, translating to MSWQRQWCYLCDLPKMPWAMVWDFSEAVCRGCVNFEGTDRIEPLLEAARRLRHSHAESQHRDAAPIPRLPEGLNCPEETTAKCHGPSLLVPCRPHGVERLVELSKAMRGRAEDCLGKPLAVRECLAALAGCAPFNVRFRKDHTLVGRVFTFDAAPRPSFEFELKLFAEYPCGSGSIYASMLGLAKQMFQDCLQVPGKAISSGYKYLEYEKRQGSGDWHLLGELFTEAVRFFRHPPAPEALPQQHPPPPMLPPCRCRKASPELDEPPPHRQHLPGETSPDEPPSIRRLVEDSTSLMLCCGLCQQRLEDTHFVQCPSVPAHRFCFPCARRAIQARGAGGEVHCPSGGRCPLAGSSLPWAFMQGEIAAILAGDICVKRERDP from the coding sequence ATGTCGTGGCAGCGGCAGTGGTGTTACCTGTGCGACCTGCCCAAAATGCCATGGGCCATGGTGTGGGACTTCAGCGAGGCTGTTTGCCGTGGCTGCGTCAACTTTGAAGGCACCGACCGTATCGAACCGTTGTTGGAAGCTGCCCGTCGCCTCCGGCACAGCCATGCTGAAAGCCAGCACCGCGATGCCGCGCCAATACCACGCTTGCCCGAGGGGCTAAACTGCCCCGAGGAAACGACAGCCAAGTGCCATGGGCCATCGTTGCTGGTGCCATGCCGGCCGCACGGTGTCGAGCGTTTGGTGGAGTTGAGCAAAGCCATGCGCGGTCGCGCCGAGGACTGTCTGGGAAAGCCGCTGGCAGTGCGGGAATGCTTGGCTGCCCTCGCCGGCTGCGCTCCCTTCAACGTCCGCTTCCGTAAAGACCACACATTGGTGGGACGAGTCTTCACCTTCGATGCCGCGCCCCGGCCCAGCTTTGAGTTTGAGTTGAAGCTCTTCGCCGAATACCCCTGCGGTTCCGGAAGCATCTACGCCAGCATGCTGGGCCTGGCAAAGCAGATGTTCCAGGATTGCCTCCAGGTGCCCGGCAAAGCCATTTCCTCCGGCTACAAGTACCTGGAATATGAGAAGCGGCAGGGCAGTGGCGATTGGCATCTGCTGGGCGAACTCTTCACCGAAGCAGTCCGCTTCTTCCGCCACCCGCCAGCGCCCGAAGCCTTGCCGCAGCAGCACCCACCGCCCCCGATGCTGCCGCCATGTCGCTGTCGCAAAGCTTCACCGGAACTGGATGAACCGCCACCACACCGGCAGCACCTGCCGGGTGAAACTTCACCCGATGAACCACCCAGCATTCGTCGCCTGGTGGAGGATTCAACATCACTGATGTTGTGTTGTGGTTTGTGCCAGCAACGGTTGGAGGACACCCATTTCGTGCAGTGCCCCTCGGTGCCGGCGCATCGGTTCTGTTTCCCCTGCGCCCGTCGTGCCATCCAGGCACGGGGTGCTGGCGGGGAGGTGCACTGTCCCAGCGGGGGCCGATGTCCGCTGGCCGGATCCAGCCTCCCCTGGGCCTTCATGCAGGGCGAGATTGCTGCCATTTTGGCCGGGGACATCTGTGTCAAGAGGGAGAGGGACCCCTGA